Within the uncultured Draconibacterium sp. genome, the region ACCGTAGCCCGAAAAATTAAAGGACAGCGCGCTACACCAAAACCAACAACTCCCGAAAACAGTGGGGAAGGAGAAGAAACTACCGAAACAAAAACACGGTCTACCTCGCAAATGAGCTACGACAGCCGCGAAGAAAACTTCGCGAAGTTTATACAATTGCTGTCAAATATTCCTGAATATGCACCGAACGAGGTAGAACTGCAGGTAGCAACACTAACTACCCTCAGCACCAGGCTGCAGACAAAAAACAGTGCAGTAATAAGCACCGAAGTGCCGCTAAGCAACGCACGTATTGCCCGCAACAACATACTGTATGCTCCCACAACCGGCCTGGTAGACACGGCCGGAAATGTAAAAACATACGTTAAAGCTATTTTTGGCGCAACAAGTCCGCAATTCAAACAAATCAGTAAATTAAAGTTTGTAAATAAAGGTTATTAATCAATCAGATCGGTCCGGACGAATAGAAAGCCGGATCGATCTTTTGTTTTATGCCCGGAGAATTATCAAACGAACATGGTACATTATCAATAACACATGGTATTTCTTCAAACAGGCGTAGTAACTTTTATATATAGCATGGCACACTTTCAAAAGAGGATGGCACACTTTCGAAAAGCTATGGTTAATCATCAACAAGACGTGGTACTTTATAAATAAGCCATGGATAACCTTCAATAAGCTATGCTAATTTATAGATAGAGCATGGTACTTTATCAACAAGGCATGGTTATCATACATAATAATAGATTAGAATGAAAAGAAAACCCAATGAAACACAGAAAAAAGAAAATTAATACACAACAAATAAAGCAAGAGCATAATCACCAGCAAAATCTCTTTTATAAGCGCTTAAAATATAATATGAACTTGATAGGCGATGCTCGCGCACTCGACACTTTCGATAAAATAGAGAAAAAACTATTGCATCATTGCCGTATACGTCCCTACAAAATAGTTAATGCCGAAAAGGAGGAGAAGAGACTAAGCGCTAAAGAAATCCGCTTTATAAATACTTATATAAGCGATTTCTTAAATAAGAAGCATATAGAGCTGGCCGGCAAAAAAATAAGCTTATACGACTTTTCATTTTATATTGAAACACTTTATTTCTACTATCGGAATGCAGAGGATCAGAATAACATCCGGTTTCGATCATATTTTCCGGTATTCGAAACCAAAGAATTTGAACAACGACGTTTTGATGTATATTATAAATTCACAGGATATCTTGAAAAATTGGCATGGTCGTTTTCCGGTCTTACAACATATACCATTCGTTTTGTAAAACAGGAATGCGATAAAAGTATCAGTCTGTCCAATCTGTCACCTTTCTTTAATAATTATCATATTGAAGCCCGTAGAATTGATAAAGAAATATGGAAAAAGGATAATAATCCCAGAACAATATATCGCCTCTTTCTGAATACACAACAGCAATTTGTTCCTTTCGAGGTGAAAGCAGAATATTTTGGAATTAACTCGATGATGCATAACCTTAGTATAAAAGTATATATACAAAAACATGCCATAACCCGAATAAAAGAACGGCTGGGAATATATTTCTGGCACATAAGTTATTCGTTGGTGGTAATTGCCATGTGTAACAAGCCCTTTGAAATAGAACCCGGTAAAAGTTTTCTTTTTCCGGTAACCTACGGAAAAATAAGGATCGGTTATCTTAAAGCCGAATTAACCGGCAATAAACTGGTAATCCTTACCTTCCTGTTTTTAACAAATAACGGCACTCCCGAAGGACAAAAACTAAACAATATCGGTTTGGAAAAGGAAGACAAAAAATATCTCGGCATCGATAAGCTCGACATATTTGTAAATTCGGATATTAAAAATGATGAGCGTCTGACACAATTTTTCAAAAGCGCAGATTGTGGTGATTTATTCAAACTTGACAAAACATTAATTAATAACCATCATTCGGAAGAAGTAGCACGAGCATCATTTTTGAATCATTACCTTGGTATGGACTAAATGGATTCTAAGTATTCAGCTAATTACAGAAAAACATAGCAACGTTAACCAAAACAAGCCTCCGCTACCGCGCGAATCCGTTCGCCTGGTAATAATTTCTGCGATAATCAGCAAAATCAACGTCATCAGCGTTCCAATATTTCAATTGCAGGCAACAAAATTTGTCAACTAAGCACCACCTTCCAGCCAACCCTTAAAGCTTTTTACCTTCTCGCGGGCCACCAGGAAATCATCGTCGTTGGCATATTGCACCTTTAGTTTTAAACGCGAGTTACTGTAAGCAATAACATCGCTGATACTTTTTAAAGCCACCAAATATTTACGGTTAATACGGAAAAACACATTCGGATCTACCATCGCTTCCACCAGTTCCAGGCTCTGGTCGAGCAGGTAATCTTTCCCATCTGAAAGTTTGGCGTAGGTACCTTTCTCAAAACTATAGAAATACAGCACTTCGGCAGTTTCAATCACCCGAAGGTGCGTACCCACTTTCACCAAAAAACGCTCTTTGTAGTTTTTCTTTTTCAGCGAGGCCATAACTTCGTGCAGTATATCGGGAGTAAAAGAAGATTTGTCCGGTTGGGTTAGCTGTTTAAACTTATCCAGTGCTTTTTTTAGCTCTATGCGTTCAATGGGTTTCAACAAATAATCCACACTGTTTACTTTAAAAGCCCGTATGGCATAATCGTCGTAAGCCGTTGTAAAAATTACGGGCTGATTAAAGTTTGTCTGTTCAAAGATTTCAAAACTCAGTCCGTCGCCCAGCTGAATGTCAAAAAACGCCACATCAGGCGCTTCGTTATTTTGCAACCAGTTAACCGTAGCTTTCACTGTATCGCAAACAGCTAAAATTTGTGCCTCGGGTTGCAAGGCTGAAATATGAGCAGCCAGCTGTGCCGCTGCCAATGGTTCGTCTTCTACTATTAGTATTTTCATTTTCTTGTTAGCTTTTAGCTTCGATCCGCGAGCGACGAGCCTTTTCTTTATGTTTCAGCATTTCTGCTTTTTAGTTACGAGACACTAGCTTCGAGCCGCGAGTTTTCATTAAAGCATTTCCGCACTAAAGCATTCACGCATTCAATCCTTCCATCCCTCTGCCCTTCACTTCCGTCCTTCACTCCCTCAATCCTTCAGTTCAGTCCCTTTCTCCTTCAACCCTTATCAAAGGAACGCTCACCCTAAAGTAACCACCGTTCTTCGATACTATCATTTGCTTTCCGGTAAGGTATTCATAACGTCCGGACAGGTTTTTAAGGCCTGTTTTGCTGCTATCTTCCGTTTGTGTTTTTAGCTGAAGGTTATTCTCAACAACCAACTCGTAATCGTCGGAAATAGCCACCACAATCTTTAGCGGATTAGCCTTTGATATTTCGTTGTGTTTAATCGCATTTTCTACCAATGCCTGTACCGACAGCGGAATAACTTTCCCATCCACCTTTTCGTTGGCAATAATATCAACCTGCAGCGCTTCGCCAAAACGAATTTGCTGTAGGTAAATGTATTTAGTCACAAAATCTATCTCTTCTTTTAATGAAATAATATCGAGATCTTTAAATTGTAGTACATCGCGGTAAAATTTCGAGAGTTCGCGTGTAAACTGTTTCGCTTTTTCCACATCAATATCGATGAGGCTGCCTAACACATTCAAACTATTAAAAAGAAAATGCGGATTAATCTGGTCTTGCAGCACTTTGTATTTCAACGCCAGCGATTCGCGCTTTACCTCTTCCTTTTGTTGCACCTCGTTACGCCATGCTTTAAAAAACGAAATGGCATACATAATTGATGCAATAATTATAAAAATAATATACTCCGTAATGATGGTTCCGCTGTTGTATTTAAAAAACGATGACCATTCGCGGCCCATTACATAAATAAACCAGAACCAGTTGAAGATCCAGATTACTAAACTTGAATATACAAGATGCATGAGCAACGCACGTAATATGCTTATTTTTGGCAGGTTTATCCAGTCGATATAACGTTTTTCGAACTTGTGAAACAGGTAGCCGCTTGCAAATAAAGGAAGTCCTATGCTCAATGAATAACCGGCATTCCAGATAAACTGCATAAAGGGCATTTTTAACGAACCTCCCATTAAAACAGTCACTCCCAGCCCAATGAGAATAGAAATTACAATAGCTACCAGCCAGTTTATGATTACGCGTTTACGCATGAAGATTGTTTTATTTGATTTTTGAGTTTTCAAGATAGCAAAATTAAGAATGAGATGAAGATAATGATAAAGTTAGAATGGTAGAATGATGAGGTTCTTTCGCTTCGTTTCACTTCGCTCAGAATGACAGAAATAGGAAGATTCTTGAGGAGTTGGGAGAAAAGATTTACACGATTAGCCGCGCAAATCTTTTCTCCCAACTCTTGACATAACCCATGATTGTTGTCATTCCGAGCAAAGCGAGGAATCTCATTCACCTTGCTCCTCGCACTGACTAAGCAACTGCTGGTTATGAACATTGCCCCAGGTTGGCATTAGAGAATCAGTTTGTTGAGTTGATTCAAACATCTCGGCAGCTTTTTCCAAATCAGGTTTGGCTTTTTCTGCACCACCGCCAAAGAACTTAGGTGTGTGGAAAGTATTGCTTCCACGCAGGTAATAAACTCGTGGATTATTCGGATTTAAACGTTCTGCCTGTTTAATGGCATCAGAGGCTTTCATCGAATATTTGGCACCTTTGCTCATATCGGTTATCCTGATTTGATACAACAAAGCCTGCAAAGCGTAGATTTCTGATTCATCGTCGTTTGTTTTCATCAGCTGATCAACTAAAGTCTGTGCTTTGTCTAATTGGGCATGTTTGGCATCGGCAGCCATTTCGTCAAAAAAGGTAGAGCGGATAAAACAATACGCTGCATAATAGTTCGGCAGCCATTTGTCTTGCTCGGCATTGCCAATACGTTCAAACTGGTTGGCTAAGGCTTGCAACTCTACAGAAGTGTGCAACTGATACAACTTATCGATGTTCGCTTTCATGGTTTCTTCGTACTTCGAAGAAAAAGCAGTTGTTGAAAGAACGACAAAAAGGATAGTGATAATTGTTTTCATGACTTAAAGTATTAATAGTTATTACTGTTTGATTTAATTTCTGATTCAAATTTCCGTTGAAACCGTCGTTTTTAAAATTCTTCCTTACCGAACTGTTGATTTTGTGCGATGAATTGTAAGTATCTTATATTGTCATTTCGAATACCGAGGTACGAGGTTTGAGAAATCTGTTTCAATCATGAGATTCCTCCTCATTCTTCGTCGGAATGACAGCAATTTTGAGACTTTCTAGAAATTCAGGAACAGACCGATAAATACAAAGCGTTTCATGTCGCGTTTTACCGGAACAAGCGAGTAGTTTCCCTGGGCATCAGCAACGTTTGTAGGGCGATAACTCAGCACATTGTCATTTCCCAACACATTGTTTACCGAGCAGTACAATACCGAATATTGATTGCCAATGTAAAACACATGACTCATATTCAGGCTCAAAT harbors:
- a CDS encoding LytTR family DNA-binding domain-containing protein, whose translation is MKILIVEDEPLAAAQLAAHISALQPEAQILAVCDTVKATVNWLQNNEAPDVAFFDIQLGDGLSFEIFEQTNFNQPVIFTTAYDDYAIRAFKVNSVDYLLKPIERIELKKALDKFKQLTQPDKSSFTPDILHEVMASLKKKNYKERFLVKVGTHLRVIETAEVLYFYSFEKGTYAKLSDGKDYLLDQSLELVEAMVDPNVFFRINRKYLVALKSISDVIAYSNSRLKLKVQYANDDDFLVAREKVKSFKGWLEGGA
- a CDS encoding histidine kinase yields the protein MRKRVIINWLVAIVISILIGLGVTVLMGGSLKMPFMQFIWNAGYSLSIGLPLFASGYLFHKFEKRYIDWINLPKISILRALLMHLVYSSLVIWIFNWFWFIYVMGREWSSFFKYNSGTIITEYIIFIIIASIMYAISFFKAWRNEVQQKEEVKRESLALKYKVLQDQINPHFLFNSLNVLGSLIDIDVEKAKQFTRELSKFYRDVLQFKDLDIISLKEEIDFVTKYIYLQQIRFGEALQVDIIANEKVDGKVIPLSVQALVENAIKHNEISKANPLKIVVAISDDYELVVENNLQLKTQTEDSSKTGLKNLSGRYEYLTGKQMIVSKNGGYFRVSVPLIRVEGERD